One Bradyrhizobium zhanjiangense DNA segment encodes these proteins:
- a CDS encoding tyrosine-type recombinase/integrase, with product MRLTHVVDAYLAKQRSLGARFESAEVLLRRFCRAMGNRDIGEVTPEAVAEFLQGKGSLSATWMLRYRVLSGLYRFAISRGYAASSPLPTSFPKLLPQQTPYVYSTEELRRLLDATSILEVGHRPHVPAMYRTLLLLLYGSGMRIGEALRLVLQDVDLTDQVITVRDTKFFKTRLVPIGPKLNQELVEYVERRRRLPLPRGQESPLFTTRGSRPWHYVRVISWFQHVRRAAGISCPVGEPRPPRLHDIRHTAAVHRVIAWYRSGQEVQRLLPQLATYLGHIDIRSTQRYLQMTPDLLQAASERFALYAMEADHEG from the coding sequence ATGAGGCTGACCCATGTTGTCGACGCCTATCTGGCCAAGCAGCGCTCACTGGGGGCGCGTTTCGAGTCGGCTGAGGTTCTGCTCCGTAGGTTCTGCCGAGCGATGGGCAATCGAGATATCGGCGAAGTCACCCCAGAGGCGGTAGCCGAGTTCCTCCAAGGCAAAGGATCGCTCAGTGCCACCTGGATGCTGCGATATAGGGTTTTGAGCGGCCTTTATCGATTCGCCATCAGTCGCGGGTACGCAGCATCCTCCCCACTGCCGACATCGTTTCCAAAGCTGCTGCCGCAACAAACGCCCTATGTTTATTCCACGGAAGAACTGCGCCGCCTGTTGGACGCGACCTCGATCCTGGAGGTTGGGCATCGCCCTCATGTGCCAGCTATGTACCGTACGCTCCTCTTATTGCTGTACGGAAGCGGCATGCGCATTGGCGAGGCGCTTCGTTTGGTCCTGCAAGACGTGGATCTGACTGATCAGGTCATCACCGTCCGTGACACGAAGTTCTTCAAAACGCGCCTCGTGCCTATCGGACCAAAGCTCAACCAGGAATTGGTCGAGTACGTCGAGCGCCGTCGCCGGCTCCCTCTGCCGCGCGGGCAAGAATCTCCATTATTCACTACGCGCGGCAGTCGACCGTGGCACTATGTGCGGGTCATCTCCTGGTTTCAGCATGTCCGCCGGGCCGCCGGAATCAGTTGCCCTGTCGGCGAGCCTCGACCTCCACGGCTGCACGATATTCGCCACACAGCCGCGGTGCACCGGGTAATTGCATGGTATCGCTCCGGCCAGGAGGTGCAGCGACTGCTTCCGCAACTCGCCACCTACCTTGGCCACATCGATATCCGTTCAACCCAGCGCTATTTGCAGATGACGCCAGATCTCCTCCAGGCGGCCAGCGAGCGCTTTGCCCTGTACGCGATGGAGGCCGACCATGAAGGATAA
- the istB gene encoding IS21-like element helper ATPase IstB — translation MLAHPTFDRLNALGLHGMAKAFVDIEATGEAASLGHAEWLALLLEREVSLRHDKRLATRLRHAKLRQQPCVEDVDYRTPRGLDRALFASLVEGRWIDDHANLLICGPAGVGKSWIASALGHKACRDNRSVLYQRVPRLFDDLALARGDGRHPRLLRALGRVDLLILDDWGLVPLDAGARHDLLEILEDRYGRPSTLVTSQLPVEQWHALIGAPTYADAVLDRLVHNAHRLDLSGESLRRTRQSARKA, via the coding sequence TTGCTCGCCCATCCGACCTTCGACCGGCTCAACGCGCTCGGCCTCCACGGCATGGCCAAAGCCTTTGTCGACATCGAGGCCACTGGCGAAGCCGCCAGCCTCGGTCACGCCGAATGGCTCGCGCTGCTGCTCGAACGCGAAGTCTCGCTGCGTCACGACAAGCGGCTCGCCACTCGCCTGCGTCACGCCAAGCTGCGCCAGCAGCCTTGTGTCGAGGACGTCGACTACCGCACCCCGCGCGGTCTCGATCGCGCGCTATTCGCCAGCCTCGTCGAGGGCCGCTGGATCGACGACCACGCCAACCTGCTGATCTGCGGTCCGGCCGGCGTCGGCAAGAGCTGGATTGCCTCGGCGCTCGGCCACAAGGCCTGTCGCGATAATCGCTCCGTCCTTTACCAGCGCGTCCCGCGTCTGTTCGACGATCTGGCGCTCGCCCGCGGCGATGGCCGCCACCCGCGCCTGCTGCGCGCGCTCGGCCGCGTTGATCTGCTCATCCTCGACGACTGGGGCCTGGTCCCGCTCGATGCCGGCGCCCGCCACGACCTCCTGGAGATCCTGGAGGATCGCTACGGCCGCCCCTCCACCCTCGTCACCAGCCAACTCCCGGTCGAGCAGTGGCACGCGCTCATCGGCGCCCCCACCTACGCCGATGCCGTCCTCGATCGCCTCGTCCACAACGCCCATCGGCTCGATCTCTCCGGCGAAAGCTTGCGCCGAACCCGGCAATCCGCCCGAAAGGCCTGA
- a CDS encoding tyrosine-type recombinase/integrase, whose amino-acid sequence MKDKSLLGPWIRRFLLEHLVAERNLSRNTQASYRDTLTLLLPFASKQGGCAIDRMTVEELTPEVVRKFLDHLERDRRCSEVTRNQRLATIHSLARFIGTRSPIHLAWCSEIRAVPFKKTAKTAIGYLEKAEMDALLNQPDRRTSLGVRDHVLLLFLYNSGARADEAAKLTVGNLQLGASPSVRLHGKGNKVRICPLWSTTATSLTRLVADRNKSEAVFLGRTNQPLTRFGIHRLVTQYAAMAGETVPTLATKRVSPHTVRHTTAVHLLRAGVDINTIRAWLGHVSLDTTHIYAEVDLEMKAEALARVDISSLRPPPRQPSLPSLMAFLKAL is encoded by the coding sequence ATGAAGGATAAGAGCCTGCTTGGTCCGTGGATCCGGCGGTTCTTGCTGGAACATCTGGTCGCCGAGCGCAATCTTTCCCGCAACACCCAAGCCAGCTACCGCGACACGCTGACATTGTTGCTGCCGTTCGCCAGCAAGCAGGGAGGCTGCGCCATCGATCGCATGACCGTGGAAGAGCTGACGCCGGAAGTCGTCCGCAAGTTCCTGGACCACCTGGAGCGCGATCGCCGGTGCAGCGAGGTTACCCGCAACCAACGGCTGGCGACCATCCATTCACTGGCGCGCTTTATCGGGACGCGTTCGCCGATCCACCTGGCCTGGTGTTCCGAGATACGGGCAGTGCCGTTCAAGAAGACGGCCAAGACCGCGATCGGATACCTCGAAAAGGCCGAGATGGACGCGTTGCTAAATCAACCTGACAGACGCACGAGTCTTGGGGTGCGGGACCATGTTCTGCTGCTTTTCCTATACAACAGCGGTGCTCGCGCCGATGAGGCAGCAAAATTGACGGTCGGCAATCTCCAACTGGGTGCGTCTCCGTCAGTGCGACTTCACGGTAAGGGCAACAAGGTTAGAATCTGTCCATTGTGGTCAACGACCGCAACCTCGTTGACTCGTCTTGTGGCCGACCGGAACAAAAGTGAAGCGGTCTTTCTCGGGCGGACGAACCAGCCTTTGACGCGCTTCGGAATACACCGTCTCGTGACGCAATATGCCGCCATGGCGGGCGAAACGGTGCCGACGTTGGCGACGAAGCGCGTAAGCCCACATACGGTTCGGCACACAACGGCGGTGCACCTGCTGCGCGCCGGCGTCGACATCAACACGATCCGTGCTTGGCTGGGCCACGTGTCATTAGACACCACGCACATCTATGCTGAAGTCGACCTGGAAATGAAAGCAGAGGCGTTAGCCAGGGTCGACATCAGCAGTCTGAGGCCGCCGCCTCGGCAACCCTCTCTCCCGTCGTTGATGGCATTCCTGAAGGCCCTGTAG
- a CDS encoding tyrosine-type recombinase/integrase, with product MRIAARLGPDASQGIDIEALQRIATERLRLTGAATAARRVVDIGRPWLRFLGWWREPTVVFQYQSQLDQYVTWMRNERGFSPSTVEQWSRIIGRFLRWCDKTNRQLRDLQPEDVDAYFVAQATGRWSRVSVANTASALRGFLRYAAKRGMCTDRLAASICRPRLYRQESLPYAPEWFDVQRMLADAETDNPRDIRDRAILLLLAVYGMRSGEAAALRLDQIDWAGRTLRLFRLKRRQPQIYPLVPSAAEALARYIDTVRPLSSCPEVFLCMHAPRRPLKAGSIYDVANRRFVALGIDAAHRGGHALRHACASRLLAEGLSIKEIGDHLGHRSAASTSIYAKVNMQALREVGAFDLGGLQ from the coding sequence GATATCGAGGCACTCCAACGGATCGCGACCGAGCGTCTGCGCCTGACGGGGGCTGCCACCGCAGCACGAAGAGTGGTCGACATCGGACGGCCTTGGCTTCGATTTCTCGGTTGGTGGCGTGAACCAACCGTCGTGTTTCAGTACCAGAGCCAACTCGACCAGTATGTGACATGGATGCGCAATGAGCGCGGATTCTCGCCATCGACGGTGGAGCAATGGAGCCGGATAATCGGCAGGTTCCTGCGCTGGTGCGACAAAACCAACCGGCAACTCAGGGACCTTCAGCCTGAAGACGTTGACGCCTATTTTGTCGCCCAGGCGACGGGACGATGGTCCCGCGTTTCGGTGGCCAACACAGCCTCTGCCTTGCGGGGATTTCTGCGCTACGCGGCAAAGCGGGGAATGTGTACGGACCGCTTAGCGGCCTCGATTTGCCGGCCTCGGCTTTATCGTCAGGAGTCGCTGCCGTATGCCCCAGAGTGGTTCGACGTGCAGCGCATGTTGGCCGACGCCGAGACTGACAACCCCCGGGACATCCGCGATCGTGCGATCCTGCTGTTGCTCGCGGTCTACGGGATGCGCAGCGGCGAAGCGGCGGCATTGCGCCTTGATCAGATTGACTGGGCCGGTAGGACGCTACGGCTTTTCCGCCTGAAGCGCCGGCAGCCGCAGATCTATCCCCTGGTTCCCTCTGCGGCTGAGGCGCTCGCCCGCTACATCGACACGGTGCGGCCGCTATCATCGTGCCCGGAAGTGTTCCTCTGCATGCACGCGCCCCGTCGACCGTTGAAGGCAGGGAGCATTTATGATGTCGCCAACCGCAGATTTGTTGCACTTGGAATCGACGCTGCCCACCGCGGTGGCCATGCGTTGCGCCACGCCTGCGCCTCCCGGCTTCTCGCCGAAGGTCTGTCGATAAAGGAGATCGGGGACCATTTGGGACATCGCAGCGCGGCGTCAACCAGCATCTACGCCAAGGTGAACATGCAGGCGCTTCGCGAGGTCGGAGCGTTCGACCTGGGAGGCCTCCAATGA